A single window of Micrococcaceae bacterium Sec5.1 DNA harbors:
- a CDS encoding SDR family NAD(P)-dependent oxidoreductase, protein MAYELEGTVALITGASSGIGAATARRLAREGAQVALVARPGERLKQVAQIITSEDGAPQAITADITSRAGAESAVEQAVDTYGRLDIVVNNAGAMLIGPFAEAPEGEWERMIDVNVLGLLYVSKAALPHLIKAAGEEPRRTSDLVNISSSAGRVALAGAAVYNLTKFGVNGFSEALRQEMQPQRVRVSVIEPGNVDTELASHTREELQPEVQSQISAIERLQPEDIADAIAYVVTRKRRVAVNEVFVRAAAHSW, encoded by the coding sequence GTGGCGTATGAGCTTGAAGGAACGGTTGCACTCATCACGGGCGCCAGTAGCGGGATCGGGGCGGCAACGGCAAGACGCCTTGCGAGGGAGGGCGCGCAGGTTGCGCTGGTGGCCAGGCCGGGTGAACGTCTTAAGCAGGTGGCGCAAATAATCACGAGTGAGGATGGCGCGCCCCAGGCAATTACTGCTGACATAACATCCCGCGCCGGCGCAGAATCTGCTGTCGAGCAGGCCGTTGACACGTACGGCCGACTGGATATCGTCGTCAACAACGCAGGGGCAATGCTTATCGGCCCGTTCGCAGAAGCACCGGAGGGTGAATGGGAACGAATGATCGATGTGAATGTGCTTGGTCTCCTGTATGTCTCGAAGGCCGCTTTGCCGCATTTGATTAAGGCGGCGGGCGAGGAACCGCGACGTACCTCGGATTTAGTCAACATCAGCTCCTCGGCAGGCCGGGTCGCCCTTGCAGGCGCCGCTGTGTACAACTTGACCAAGTTTGGCGTTAATGGTTTCAGCGAGGCACTGCGCCAGGAAATGCAGCCCCAGCGGGTACGGGTCAGTGTGATCGAACCGGGAAATGTTGACACAGAGCTTGCCTCGCATACCCGGGAGGAGTTGCAACCAGAAGTGCAGTCCCAAATATCTGCCATCGAAAGGCTCCAACCCGAGGACATTGCCGATGCCATCGCTTACGTGGTCACCCGCAAACGTCGAGTCGCTGTCAATGAAGTATTCGTGCGTGCTGCCGCCCACAGCTGGTAG
- a CDS encoding CocE/NonD family hydrolase, whose product MKHIYEPDVTMTMRDGVTLAADIWRPLEGTAPTLLVRTPYNRQTPTMYGGPGTPHPSLIGLVNAGYAVVLQDARGTFGSEGEFEPKINEIADGQDTVGWITRQAWSDGTIGMYGASYMGMTQWALAIKETPGLKAIAPTMAATDWYSELWYSKGGALSLSLDTMWNALMYAGEEQRDLASGRASDPATLMRLGGSLLNPLSLNDDTPVADLPVIGKGRWFDDWLAHPDFDGYWAAQDWSPLVSSTTVPILATGGWYDLKINGTVSDFVRVRTQGASETAREDSRLIIGPWEHGPLTGQYADRHFGPLGVGDATEAHIAFFNQTLRGLVPESPAPRVRIFVMGIDQWRDEQDWPLPDTSYTDYHLHSGGSANTRHGDGTLQSAASSMAGHDEFQYDPRDPLPTAGGALLPSVPGLVGPVDQKVVDGRSDVLCYTGPVLEEPIEVTGHVELKVFVSSSAVDTDITAKLVDVFPDGRAINLCDGILRLRYRNDLSNPAPLTPGEVYEVTVPMAVTSNVFLPGHRIRLDISSSNFPRFDRNTNTGGFIAQESVDQAIVATNRIMHGPEHPSRLVLPIITR is encoded by the coding sequence ATGAAGCACATATATGAGCCCGACGTTACGATGACGATGCGGGACGGAGTCACACTGGCAGCTGACATTTGGCGCCCGCTTGAGGGAACCGCACCGACCCTTCTGGTACGAACTCCGTACAACAGGCAGACGCCGACGATGTATGGTGGGCCAGGAACTCCACACCCCAGCCTGATCGGACTGGTGAACGCGGGGTACGCAGTCGTCCTTCAGGACGCGCGAGGCACCTTTGGCTCGGAAGGTGAGTTCGAGCCCAAGATCAACGAGATCGCTGATGGTCAGGACACCGTGGGTTGGATCACCCGGCAGGCATGGTCAGACGGCACGATCGGCATGTATGGGGCTTCGTACATGGGGATGACCCAGTGGGCCCTGGCGATCAAGGAAACGCCCGGCCTGAAAGCCATCGCCCCCACCATGGCAGCGACCGACTGGTACTCAGAACTTTGGTATTCAAAAGGTGGTGCCCTGTCTTTGAGCCTTGACACCATGTGGAACGCCTTGATGTATGCCGGCGAAGAACAACGGGACCTGGCAAGCGGCAGGGCGAGCGACCCCGCCACACTGATGCGGCTCGGCGGCTCACTCCTGAACCCGCTGTCACTCAACGATGACACTCCGGTTGCAGATTTGCCCGTGATTGGGAAGGGGCGATGGTTCGACGATTGGCTGGCCCATCCCGACTTCGACGGCTACTGGGCCGCCCAGGACTGGTCCCCCCTGGTCAGTTCGACGACCGTCCCAATATTGGCCACCGGCGGCTGGTACGACCTCAAGATCAACGGAACGGTCTCCGACTTCGTCCGTGTCCGCACCCAGGGCGCGTCGGAGACGGCACGTGAGGACTCCCGCCTGATTATCGGCCCATGGGAACACGGGCCGCTCACCGGGCAGTATGCAGATCGGCACTTCGGCCCACTTGGCGTCGGAGACGCCACCGAGGCACACATCGCCTTCTTCAACCAGACACTCCGTGGTCTCGTACCCGAGTCCCCCGCGCCCAGGGTGCGGATCTTCGTCATGGGCATTGATCAATGGCGTGATGAGCAGGATTGGCCGCTCCCCGACACGTCCTACACGGATTACCACCTGCATAGTGGCGGGTCGGCCAACACCCGCCACGGCGATGGCACCCTCCAGTCCGCCGCATCCTCGATGGCGGGCCACGACGAATTCCAGTACGATCCACGTGATCCACTGCCCACCGCCGGTGGCGCCCTTCTTCCGAGTGTGCCGGGATTGGTAGGACCAGTTGACCAGAAGGTTGTGGATGGCCGATCCGACGTCCTTTGCTACACCGGACCCGTCCTCGAGGAGCCCATTGAAGTGACCGGGCACGTGGAGCTCAAGGTGTTCGTCTCTTCAAGCGCCGTGGACACGGATATCACCGCCAAACTCGTTGACGTCTTTCCCGACGGACGCGCAATCAACCTCTGCGACGGCATCCTGCGTCTGCGCTACCGGAACGACCTGTCGAACCCCGCGCCCCTGACCCCCGGTGAGGTGTACGAGGTGACCGTACCGATGGCGGTGACCTCCAACGTCTTCCTGCCCGGTCACCGCATCCGGCTCGATATTTCCAGCAGCAACTTCCCCCGCTTCGACCGGAATACGAACACCGGAGGCTTTATCGCCCAGGAGTCTGTGGATCAGGCGATAGTAGCGACCAACCGGATCATGCACGGACCCGAACACCCCAGCCGGCTCGTCTTGCCCATCATCACCCGTTAA
- a CDS encoding LLM class F420-dependent oxidoreductase translates to MKTGIKFYNTDETFPPLDFARMVEDSGLESIWLPDHSHVPVSSRVPDEEKGAYGLADDQERRFAGSHSPGGMPREYYRNYDQLMSLAMMGAVTSTLLLGTGICLVVQRDPITLAKEIATIDRLTGGRFLFGVGAGAAWNAAELENHGVNLKTRNGLMLERIEAMKQIWGHEEAEYHGKQVDFDPIFQWPKPIQQPHPPILMGGMGPMVLDRTLTHADGWMPGHSEDTFDSLGDRVTELRERAAALGKPVEVTLNMGRLDFVERYLELGLDRVVYSIPASLNESETRKFVSELGKIAQEIDHRSPARA, encoded by the coding sequence ATGAAGACTGGCATTAAGTTCTATAACACCGATGAGACGTTTCCGCCTCTGGACTTCGCTCGTATGGTCGAGGACAGTGGTTTGGAGTCGATCTGGCTTCCGGACCATTCTCACGTTCCAGTTAGTTCGCGGGTGCCCGATGAGGAAAAAGGCGCTTACGGCCTCGCTGACGACCAGGAGCGGCGTTTCGCCGGGTCGCATTCGCCCGGAGGCATGCCGCGTGAGTACTACCGCAACTACGATCAGCTGATGTCGCTCGCGATGATGGGTGCGGTGACCTCGACCCTGCTGTTGGGCACCGGCATCTGTTTGGTCGTGCAACGCGACCCAATCACGCTTGCCAAGGAGATCGCCACGATCGACCGTTTGACGGGCGGACGCTTCCTCTTCGGCGTCGGTGCAGGAGCGGCGTGGAACGCTGCTGAGCTTGAGAATCACGGCGTAAACCTCAAGACCCGCAACGGGCTCATGCTGGAACGCATCGAAGCCATGAAACAGATCTGGGGGCACGAAGAAGCGGAGTATCACGGGAAGCAAGTCGACTTCGATCCCATTTTCCAGTGGCCGAAACCCATCCAACAGCCGCATCCGCCCATTCTGATGGGCGGTATGGGTCCGATGGTGCTGGACCGAACACTGACTCACGCCGACGGCTGGATGCCTGGTCACAGTGAGGATACCTTCGACAGTCTCGGGGACCGGGTCACAGAGTTGCGCGAGCGGGCGGCGGCCCTGGGGAAGCCGGTGGAAGTCACTCTCAATATGGGGCGGCTCGACTTCGTAGAGCGATACCTTGAGCTCGGTCTGGATCGAGTCGTTTATTCGATTCCTGCGTCCTTGAATGAGAGTGAGACGCGAAAATTCGTGAGCGAGCTGGGAAAGATCGCTCAGGAGATCGACCACCGGTCCCCGGCGAGGGCGTGA
- a CDS encoding NtaA/DmoA family FMN-dependent monooxygenase (This protein belongs to a clade of FMN-dependent monooxygenases, within a broader family of flavin-dependent oxidoreductases, the luciferase-like monooxygenase (LMM) family, some of whose members use coenzyme F420 rather than FMN.): MTTRKMLLGMQFGNGYGAQVSAWRAPNVDPFDYTNFDAMVRFAQAAERGKLQFLFVPDTPALSTDLTHEAPQMTLDPMITLAAVAHGTSRIGMVSTGSTTFMEPYNLARQFKALDVLSHGRVGWNPATTSDPTAAANYGAQVAGRPERYQRAHETIQIVQALWGSWQEDAWIGDKSTGRFADPSKIGPVNLSGEYVASRGPLPIPPSKQGQPVIFQAGGGANGLGIAGRYANGVIGSTFSMDDARAQRQAARDAAERMGRNPDEIKFFAGLMPAIAPTVREAVDRRMQLASDTFPSRLPYLGQMLGIELLPAQIDRPIAPEQLAVAHPTPFDPRAPRALEVAKQGWTIREILAHGVIDYHPTPIGPASVTADHMQEWFESGAVDGFWVSIDIYKDGIDTFVDEVVPILQERGLFHQDYEGTTLRDHLGIERQYGLDPRIS, from the coding sequence ATGACTACGCGAAAGATGCTGCTCGGCATGCAGTTCGGTAACGGGTACGGAGCGCAGGTCTCAGCGTGGCGCGCCCCCAACGTCGACCCCTTCGACTACACAAACTTCGACGCCATGGTTCGCTTCGCCCAGGCCGCGGAGCGCGGCAAGTTACAGTTCCTCTTCGTCCCCGACACCCCGGCCCTCTCAACTGACTTGACGCATGAGGCGCCGCAGATGACGCTGGACCCGATGATCACCCTCGCGGCAGTCGCGCACGGCACCTCACGCATCGGGATGGTGTCCACCGGATCCACCACATTCATGGAGCCGTACAACCTCGCCCGCCAATTCAAGGCGCTGGACGTGCTCAGCCATGGCAGAGTGGGGTGGAACCCCGCCACGACGAGCGACCCGACCGCCGCCGCGAACTACGGCGCACAGGTGGCCGGCCGTCCCGAGCGATACCAGCGGGCGCACGAGACGATTCAGATCGTCCAGGCCCTATGGGGCAGCTGGCAAGAAGATGCCTGGATCGGCGACAAGAGCACGGGACGCTTCGCAGACCCGTCGAAGATCGGTCCGGTCAACCTCAGCGGCGAGTATGTTGCCTCACGTGGGCCGCTGCCGATCCCGCCGTCGAAGCAGGGCCAGCCCGTCATCTTCCAGGCCGGCGGAGGTGCCAATGGGCTCGGCATCGCGGGTCGTTACGCGAACGGGGTTATCGGTTCCACATTCTCGATGGACGACGCTCGCGCGCAGCGGCAGGCGGCCCGCGATGCCGCCGAGCGGATGGGGCGGAACCCTGACGAGATCAAGTTCTTCGCCGGCCTCATGCCCGCAATTGCACCCACCGTGCGCGAGGCCGTCGATCGGCGGATGCAGCTCGCTTCCGACACATTTCCGAGCCGCCTCCCCTACCTCGGCCAGATGCTCGGCATCGAGCTGCTGCCTGCCCAGATCGATCGCCCGATCGCGCCCGAGCAGCTCGCGGTCGCACATCCGACCCCATTCGATCCGCGCGCGCCGCGCGCGCTCGAGGTCGCGAAGCAGGGCTGGACGATTCGCGAGATCCTCGCCCACGGCGTCATCGACTACCACCCGACGCCCATCGGGCCGGCATCCGTCACGGCAGACCACATGCAGGAGTGGTTCGAATCGGGCGCCGTCGACGGGTTCTGGGTATCGATCGATATCTACAAGGACGGCATCGACACCTTCGTCGACGAGGTCGTACCGATCCTCCAGGAGCGCGGACTCTTCCACCAGGACTACGAGGGCACAACCCTTCGTGACCACCTTGGCATTGAGCGCCAGTACGGACTGGACCCCCGGATCTCGTAA
- a CDS encoding flavin reductase, producing the protein MPANSLVSVSLDPALHSIPFAHINHLAGSAHLAALRISVLGEQSERVLNELRDPGGSRFVGIEIDVDDGSAFVRGALARLVVEPHTAVEAAERTLMLLEVLSVHRDEDQRPLVFFSSRTHRLRS; encoded by the coding sequence ATGCCCGCGAACTCGCTCGTGTCGGTGTCGTTGGATCCGGCACTGCACTCGATCCCCTTCGCGCACATCAACCACCTGGCCGGTTCTGCGCACCTCGCCGCGCTGCGAATCAGTGTCCTCGGTGAGCAGAGTGAACGGGTGCTCAACGAGCTGCGTGACCCTGGCGGGTCCCGTTTCGTCGGCATCGAGATAGACGTCGACGACGGGTCGGCATTCGTGCGCGGGGCCCTGGCGAGGTTAGTGGTGGAGCCGCACACCGCTGTGGAAGCCGCCGAACGCACGCTCATGCTGCTTGAGGTGCTCAGCGTGCACCGAGACGAAGATCAGCGACCCCTGGTGTTTTTCAGCAGCCGAACTCATCGCCTGCGGTCCTGA
- the cofG gene encoding 7,8-didemethyl-8-hydroxy-5-deazariboflavin synthase CofG, translating to MSAPSVLNSASLAEALARLEDTGETDLAGATALFGARGDNLDRLLTVASRLRDEGLARASREGIITYSKKVFLPVTQLCQDRCHYCVFVETPGGLLKKGIPTYLPPEEILRIAREGASLGCKEALFTLGDRPENRWPVARQWLEDHGYASTLDYVGAMAELVLTETGLLPHLNPGVMSFAELQRLRPVAASMGMMLETTATRLWSQPGGVHFGSPDKDPALRMRVIDDAGRSRIPFTTGVLLGIGENYAERAEALFAIRASHQRYGQVQETIVQNFRAKPHTAMQNESDLALEEYAAAVAVARIVMGPDHSIQAPPNLSELPELLLLVRAGIDDWGGVSPLTPDHVNPERPWPELQTLAELTAQAGFTLRERLTAHPAYLQDPETWLDARVAPAVTALADPVSLLADESARVRPAALAAWGPRSRSADQAAAVVADTAPLVGHVRGDGRPRRADRTVVSALAKASIDPASLTDADYCSLLTARGEDLDAVTALADEVRSAAVGDTLTYIVNRNLDASLYRNGLTDDMVRRLVEEAVTLGATEICVQGPIDPALPGKAYLDLAGAIHAAGPDLSLHAYRPTEVLDGAFRMGVSVQVFLEGLREVGVTSVPGTGARILDDAVRALLSEGTDPPVDEWIRPLKAAHRAGLRSTATIVYGHVETPAQIVAHLRRLTRIQDETGGFSEFIAMPYVPFDVPSRVRAVAGEGPGLEASRALHAVARLLLHGRIDHVQAAWTKLGFHGAEAVLAGGADDFGGLLLDGAIWPEAGPEAYREATRGDVQRIATVLGREARERTTSYALVQRGFA from the coding sequence ATGTCCGCACCTTCGGTTCTGAACTCTGCTTCCCTCGCTGAAGCTCTCGCCCGCCTTGAAGACACGGGTGAGACGGACCTCGCCGGAGCCACGGCGCTTTTTGGAGCTCGAGGCGACAATCTGGACCGGTTGCTGACTGTTGCGTCGCGGCTCCGCGACGAGGGCCTCGCTCGCGCTTCCCGCGAGGGCATCATCACGTACTCGAAGAAGGTGTTTCTCCCCGTCACGCAGCTTTGCCAGGACCGCTGCCACTACTGCGTCTTCGTCGAGACGCCGGGCGGGCTGCTAAAGAAAGGGATCCCAACGTACCTGCCGCCGGAAGAGATCCTTCGCATCGCTCGCGAGGGGGCATCGCTCGGCTGCAAGGAGGCGCTCTTCACACTCGGCGACCGCCCCGAGAACCGCTGGCCGGTTGCGCGGCAGTGGCTCGAGGACCACGGTTACGCCTCGACCCTCGACTACGTCGGTGCGATGGCCGAACTCGTGCTCACCGAGACCGGCCTTCTGCCGCATCTCAACCCCGGAGTCATGTCGTTCGCCGAGCTGCAGCGGCTCCGCCCGGTCGCCGCGTCGATGGGCATGATGCTCGAGACCACGGCCACGAGGCTTTGGAGCCAGCCCGGGGGAGTGCACTTCGGGTCCCCGGACAAGGATCCTGCTCTGCGGATGCGGGTGATAGACGACGCCGGCCGCTCCCGAATCCCGTTCACCACCGGGGTTCTTCTCGGGATCGGCGAGAACTACGCCGAGCGCGCCGAGGCTCTTTTCGCCATCCGGGCGTCGCACCAGCGGTACGGCCAGGTGCAGGAGACCATCGTCCAGAACTTCCGCGCGAAACCGCACACCGCGATGCAGAACGAGTCAGACCTCGCCCTCGAGGAGTACGCAGCCGCGGTCGCGGTCGCCCGGATTGTCATGGGGCCCGACCACAGCATCCAGGCGCCCCCGAACCTCAGCGAACTCCCTGAACTCCTGCTGCTGGTGCGCGCAGGCATCGACGACTGGGGCGGGGTCAGCCCGCTCACCCCCGACCATGTCAATCCCGAACGGCCCTGGCCCGAACTCCAGACGCTCGCCGAGCTGACGGCGCAGGCCGGATTCACCCTGCGCGAGCGGCTCACCGCACACCCGGCCTACCTGCAGGATCCAGAAACCTGGCTGGATGCGCGCGTCGCCCCCGCCGTTACGGCTCTCGCCGATCCTGTGTCCCTGCTCGCCGACGAGAGCGCGCGCGTGAGGCCTGCGGCCCTCGCAGCGTGGGGGCCGCGTTCCCGGTCCGCGGATCAAGCCGCGGCTGTTGTAGCCGACACTGCTCCTCTCGTTGGCCACGTCAGGGGCGACGGGAGGCCCCGCCGCGCCGATCGGACCGTGGTCTCCGCCCTCGCCAAAGCCTCGATTGACCCGGCCTCGCTGACAGACGCAGACTACTGCTCCCTCCTTACCGCCCGTGGTGAAGACCTCGACGCGGTAACGGCGCTGGCCGACGAGGTCCGCTCGGCAGCGGTCGGTGACACATTGACCTACATCGTCAACCGCAACCTGGACGCGTCGCTGTATAGAAACGGACTCACAGACGACATGGTCCGACGGCTCGTCGAGGAGGCCGTTACCCTGGGTGCAACCGAGATCTGCGTCCAGGGCCCCATCGACCCGGCACTGCCGGGCAAGGCCTACCTCGACCTCGCTGGGGCCATCCACGCAGCGGGGCCCGATCTGTCACTCCACGCCTACCGCCCCACGGAGGTGCTGGACGGCGCGTTTCGGATGGGCGTTAGTGTCCAGGTTTTCCTCGAAGGACTGCGTGAGGTCGGCGTGACGAGCGTTCCCGGTACCGGCGCCCGCATTTTGGACGACGCCGTGCGCGCGTTGCTGAGTGAGGGCACCGATCCGCCTGTCGACGAGTGGATTCGGCCACTGAAGGCCGCTCACCGGGCAGGTCTCCGATCGACAGCGACGATCGTCTACGGTCACGTCGAGACGCCAGCCCAAATCGTTGCTCACCTGCGTCGACTGACCCGAATACAGGACGAGACGGGCGGGTTCTCGGAGTTCATCGCCATGCCGTATGTGCCGTTCGACGTGCCCTCGCGAGTGCGCGCGGTGGCCGGTGAAGGTCCTGGCCTCGAAGCCTCGCGGGCGCTCCACGCGGTAGCGCGCCTGCTGCTTCATGGACGGATCGATCACGTGCAGGCCGCGTGGACAAAGCTCGGCTTCCACGGTGCCGAGGCCGTGCTCGCTGGGGGAGCGGATGACTTCGGGGGTCTGCTGCTCGACGGTGCGATCTGGCCGGAGGCCGGCCCGGAGGCGTACCGTGAGGCGACACGGGGAGACGTCCAGCGGATCGCGACCGTTCTTGGACGCGAGGCGCGGGAGCGTACGACGAGCTACGCACTGGTCCAAAGGGGCTTCGCATGA
- the fgd gene encoding glucose-6-phosphate dehydrogenase (coenzyme-F420) — translation MSIRIGYKASAEQFDPRTLVEYSVLAEDIGLDSVMVSDHFQPWRHEGGHAPFALAWMAAVGERTSRIVMGTSVLTPTFRYNPAVVAQAFATLGCLYPGRVILGMGTGEALNEVAVTGAEWPAFKERFARAREAVELMRRLWTEDRVNFNGEYYRTVNATVYDRPANPVPIYIAAGGPVVARYAGAAGDGFICTSGKGMELYTEKLLPAVFEGAAAARRDPTGIEKMIEIKLSFDTDYAMALENTRFWAPLSLSPEQKAGLEDPAAMAAAADALPIEQVAKRWIVASDPEQVMGQLMPYVEAGFNHLVFHAPGDDQQRFLSQFAEHLMPRLRALGTGGPGRLAVAGDRGTL, via the coding sequence ATGAGCATCAGGATCGGCTACAAAGCCTCCGCAGAACAATTCGACCCGAGAACACTGGTCGAGTATTCGGTTCTTGCCGAGGACATCGGTCTGGATTCGGTTATGGTTTCGGACCATTTTCAGCCGTGGCGCCACGAGGGCGGGCATGCCCCGTTCGCGTTGGCCTGGATGGCCGCCGTCGGGGAACGTACCAGCCGGATTGTGATGGGTACCAGCGTGCTCACCCCCACATTCCGCTACAATCCAGCCGTCGTCGCGCAGGCCTTTGCTACCCTTGGCTGCCTGTATCCGGGCAGGGTCATCCTCGGCATGGGCACGGGTGAGGCACTGAACGAGGTCGCCGTTACAGGAGCCGAATGGCCGGCTTTTAAGGAACGCTTTGCCCGGGCACGGGAAGCAGTGGAGCTGATGAGGCGGCTGTGGACCGAGGACCGGGTCAATTTCAACGGTGAGTACTACCGCACGGTCAATGCGACCGTATATGACCGGCCCGCAAACCCAGTTCCGATCTATATCGCAGCCGGTGGCCCAGTGGTGGCCCGCTACGCCGGCGCGGCCGGCGATGGCTTCATCTGCACCAGCGGCAAGGGCATGGAGCTCTATACGGAGAAGCTGCTGCCGGCGGTATTCGAGGGTGCCGCGGCCGCCCGGCGGGATCCGACCGGGATAGAGAAGATGATTGAGATCAAGCTCTCCTTCGACACGGACTATGCCATGGCGCTGGAAAACACCCGGTTCTGGGCACCACTGTCACTTAGCCCGGAACAGAAAGCCGGCCTCGAGGATCCGGCGGCCATGGCCGCCGCCGCGGACGCGCTGCCCATCGAACAGGTGGCCAAACGCTGGATCGTCGCCTCGGACCCGGAGCAGGTCATGGGCCAGCTCATGCCCTATGTGGAGGCAGGGTTCAATCACCTGGTCTTCCACGCACCGGGCGATGACCAACAACGGTTCCTGTCCCAGTTCGCCGAACACCTCATGCCGCGGCTGCGGGCACTGGGCACCGGCGGCCCCGGCCGGTTGGCCGTTGCTGGAGATCGGGGGACCCTGTGA
- a CDS encoding TetR family transcriptional regulator, with the protein MNEPSPVAAAPLGLRERRRRETLREVSDAALQLFERNGFTETTVDDIADAAGISQRTFFRYYATKEQAVCVNDVGLGAVMDETVAVIRSGAPVVAALEDAWMRLFGEFDARPEEHRRTLRVRRLVQSEPALLARTLANEAERIDELTDAAVDAAGASADVLTARALVALVSTTTRLAFDEWARRAEMGADASVRDIYLELRRGLGTYARHLTGELL; encoded by the coding sequence ATGAATGAGCCTTCTCCAGTCGCCGCGGCGCCGCTGGGTCTTCGCGAGAGGCGCCGCCGGGAGACGCTACGTGAAGTGTCGGATGCCGCGCTGCAGTTGTTTGAACGCAACGGTTTTACGGAGACCACGGTCGATGACATCGCGGATGCGGCCGGAATCTCCCAGCGCACCTTCTTTCGGTACTACGCCACGAAGGAACAGGCCGTCTGCGTCAACGACGTAGGCTTGGGCGCCGTGATGGATGAGACGGTCGCGGTGATCCGCAGCGGCGCACCGGTCGTCGCGGCCCTCGAAGACGCGTGGATGCGACTGTTCGGTGAGTTCGACGCACGGCCCGAGGAGCACCGCCGGACGCTACGTGTACGACGTCTGGTGCAGAGCGAGCCCGCACTTCTGGCGCGAACGCTGGCCAATGAAGCCGAGCGCATCGACGAGTTGACAGATGCCGCCGTCGACGCCGCTGGCGCAAGCGCCGACGTGCTCACCGCCCGCGCGCTGGTGGCATTGGTCTCGACGACAACTCGCCTCGCGTTCGACGAATGGGCTCGCAGGGCCGAGATGGGGGCCGATGCCAGCGTGCGCGACATCTATCTGGAGTTGCGGCGCGGGCTCGGAACTTACGCCCGACACCTGACCGGCGAACTACTCTGA